From one Henriciella marina DSM 19595 genomic stretch:
- a CDS encoding alpha,alpha-trehalose-phosphate synthase (UDP-forming) encodes MGRLIAISNRTAADPSARAGGLAVAVWESLTATGGMWFGWSGNVVKGEPGPPEHITDEGVDFVVTDFTEAEHDGFYLQYANRVIWPVFHYRVDLAHFGDTDFEAYERVNKRIADMVVPHLEDGDSVWVHDYHFLLMGDFLRKGGWKGPIGFFLHIPFPSPEVFRALPEHEQIARAMCEFDVLGFQSENDRSNFVQFLVRYCDASDEGDGWIAVDGRRIRANAYPIGIEAENFAKMAVSQRAQTAATRIGKFLGGRKLVLGVDRMDYSKGLPERFEAVGKMFDHFPSTRGRVSVTQIAPPSRSKVEEYQDLRVQLDELAGRINGDYGDLDWIPLRYLARSYDRRELAGLYRIAAVCLVTPLRDGMNLVAKEFVMAQDPDNPGVLILSQFAGAAEQLSDTLIVNPHDGYHVAETIYRALEMPLEERQERWEKLRKTVVEQDITWWRQKFLDDLDVKLP; translated from the coding sequence ATGGGCCGACTGATCGCCATTTCCAACCGGACTGCCGCAGACCCAAGCGCCCGCGCGGGCGGCCTTGCTGTTGCGGTCTGGGAATCGCTGACTGCCACCGGGGGCATGTGGTTCGGCTGGTCCGGGAACGTCGTGAAGGGTGAGCCCGGCCCGCCAGAGCACATCACCGATGAGGGCGTCGATTTCGTCGTCACCGATTTTACCGAAGCCGAACACGACGGCTTCTATCTGCAATATGCCAACCGCGTCATCTGGCCGGTCTTCCACTACCGGGTGGACCTCGCCCATTTCGGCGATACCGATTTCGAGGCCTATGAAAGGGTCAACAAACGGATTGCCGACATGGTCGTCCCGCACCTTGAAGACGGCGACAGCGTCTGGGTGCATGATTATCACTTCCTGCTGATGGGGGACTTCCTGCGCAAGGGCGGATGGAAAGGCCCGATCGGCTTTTTCCTGCATATCCCGTTTCCTTCACCGGAAGTGTTCCGCGCCCTGCCAGAGCATGAGCAGATTGCGCGCGCCATGTGCGAGTTCGATGTGCTGGGCTTTCAGTCAGAGAATGACCGGTCGAACTTCGTCCAGTTCCTGGTGCGCTATTGCGACGCGAGCGATGAGGGCGATGGCTGGATCGCCGTCGATGGCCGCCGGATCAGGGCAAACGCCTATCCGATCGGCATCGAGGCCGAGAATTTCGCCAAGATGGCGGTCAGCCAGCGGGCCCAGACAGCGGCAACGCGGATTGGCAAATTTCTTGGCGGACGCAAGCTCGTGCTCGGCGTCGACCGGATGGACTATTCCAAGGGGCTGCCGGAACGGTTTGAGGCGGTCGGCAAGATGTTCGACCACTTCCCGTCGACACGCGGGCGTGTCTCGGTCACGCAGATCGCGCCGCCATCCCGGTCAAAGGTCGAGGAATATCAGGATCTGCGCGTCCAGCTCGATGAACTCGCCGGGCGCATCAATGGCGATTATGGCGATCTCGACTGGATCCCGCTTCGCTATCTTGCCCGCTCCTATGACCGGCGTGAGCTTGCAGGCCTCTACCGGATCGCAGCGGTCTGTCTGGTGACGCCGCTGCGCGATGGCATGAACCTTGTCGCCAAGGAATTTGTCATGGCGCAGGACCCGGACAATCCCGGCGTCCTGATCCTGTCGCAGTTTGCAGGCGCCGCCGAGCAGCTCTCCGATACGCTGATCGTCAATCCGCATGATGGCTATCATGTCGCCGAAACCATCTACAGGGCGCTTGAAATGCCGCTTGAAGAGCGACAGGAACGCTGGGAGAAACTGCGCAAGACCGTCGTTGAACAGGATATTACCTGGTGGCGACAGAAATTCCTCGACGATCTGGATGTTAAACTGCCCTGA
- the otsB gene encoding trehalose-phosphatase, with the protein MTATANLPQLTDRHVLFLDFDGTLAPIQDDAATVRLPDGVGGALADVHGFLAGAVIIISGRDIRDLSSRVPDIFWRAGTHGLEICAPGTAPEATRRDAPVELTAAVNAALDGLDGVHAEAKGEVIAFHYRQNPDIGPLLGARLEESLAGIEGYKLQAGKMIFEAKPDRANKGKAVETLLKLAGLEDRIPVMVGDDTTDEDAFDVVNRLGGVSIKVGSGETHATYRLDDPEAVAEWIKRQGRK; encoded by the coding sequence ATGACGGCAACTGCCAACCTGCCCCAGCTGACAGACAGGCATGTCCTGTTTCTCGACTTCGACGGAACGCTCGCCCCGATCCAGGACGACGCCGCCACCGTGCGCCTGCCTGATGGGGTCGGCGGCGCGCTGGCTGATGTGCACGGCTTTCTGGCCGGCGCGGTCATCATCATCAGCGGACGCGACATACGTGACCTGTCCTCGCGGGTGCCGGACATCTTCTGGCGCGCGGGTACGCACGGGCTGGAAATCTGCGCGCCGGGCACCGCCCCGGAAGCGACGCGACGTGACGCGCCCGTTGAACTGACGGCCGCCGTGAACGCGGCTCTTGATGGCCTCGACGGCGTCCATGCCGAAGCCAAGGGCGAGGTGATCGCCTTTCACTATCGCCAGAACCCTGATATCGGCCCGCTGCTCGGCGCGCGGCTTGAAGAGAGCCTGGCTGGCATCGAGGGCTACAAATTGCAGGCCGGGAAGATGATCTTCGAGGCAAAGCCGGATCGCGCGAACAAAGGCAAGGCGGTCGAGACGCTGCTGAAGCTTGCCGGACTGGAAGACCGTATCCCCGTCATGGTCGGCGATGATACAACGGATGAGGATGCCTTTGATGTCGTCAACCGGCTTGGCGGGGTGTCGATCAAGGTGGGCAGCGGCGAGACGCACGCCACATACCGGCTGGACGACCCGGAAGCCGTCGCAGAATGGATCAAGCGTCAGGGGCGCAAATGA